The proteins below are encoded in one region of Citrobacter enshiensis:
- a CDS encoding helix-turn-helix domain-containing protein, whose protein sequence is MKTSEKLRAIRKAEGLTQAKFCEISGVALSSLKNYEGGHKEPGLQIVKQVVNAAPFKKYTLWLMTDETAPEAGQISPAVAHCGQDDTNLSPSDRKTG, encoded by the coding sequence ATGAAAACATCTGAGAAACTACGAGCCATCAGAAAAGCTGAAGGGCTAACGCAAGCGAAATTTTGTGAAATCAGTGGGGTAGCACTTAGCTCGCTTAAGAATTACGAGGGGGGTCATAAAGAACCAGGCTTACAAATCGTGAAGCAGGTTGTTAACGCCGCCCCATTTAAAAAATACACACTCTGGCTAATGACAGACGAAACAGCACCTGAAGCCGGACAGATTAGCCCGGCCGTCGCACACTGTGGGCAAGACGACACAAACTTGTCCCCCTCAGACCGCAAAACTGGCTAA
- the cpxP gene encoding cell-envelope stress modulator CpxP has protein sequence MRKVTAAVMASTLALSSLSHAAEVVTGDNWHQGEGPTQRSTQSHMFDGISLTEHQRQQMRDLMQQARHEQPPVNVSEVETMHRLVTAEKFDESAVRAQAEKMAQEQVARQVEMARVRNQMYRLLTPEQQAVLNEKHQQRMEQLRDVAQWQKGSSLNLLSSSNSRSQ, from the coding sequence ATGCGCAAAGTTACCGCTGCCGTCATGGCCTCAACGCTGGCACTCAGTTCTTTAAGCCACGCTGCTGAAGTCGTTACAGGCGATAACTGGCACCAGGGCGAAGGGCCTACGCAGCGCAGTACGCAGAGCCATATGTTTGACGGCATAAGTTTAACCGAACATCAGCGTCAACAGATGAGAGATCTGATGCAGCAGGCAAGACACGAACAGCCTCCTGTTAATGTTAGCGAAGTGGAGACAATGCATCGCCTTGTCACCGCAGAAAAATTTGATGAAAGCGCTGTGCGCGCTCAGGCAGAAAAAATGGCACAAGAACAGGTTGCCCGCCAGGTCGAAATGGCCAGGGTTCGCAACCAGATGTATCGCCTGTTAACGCCGGAGCAGCAAGCGGTTTTAAATGAGAAACATCAGCAACGAATGGAGCAGTTGCGCGACGTGGCGCAATGGCAAAAAGGTTCATCGTTGAATTTATTGAGTAGTAGCAACTCACGTTCCCAGTAA
- a CDS encoding replication endonuclease — translation MTDFAWPWNAPRPAVGLYTYEPKKIAPLAGAVAHHPAVKKHIDHLFKRAGYNPDEVRDRDALIQALDRYEPRGLPLATHQDFIRQECAAAKAAAAAWEDTPEGVEARLLSEPFFIREVWRKKIEWLRANRETRHTNDFLMGTVKKSLLRLDVVRTSQGVATDVTSELTAYWHGRWQRLADFTKREALSAAHEIGSRLAEMLETECEALELAVADMNVEELDWLYCHMGREMLALRIVPPAWNAPWERERIYTAILRMCSPDWWGRKIWRLRCDWRENQLRAVGAVNKKAHAYVSASSLIEWQEQRRKNRDFFKSHELVDEDGNVSSLEDMIYKSTSNPVLRRNELMARMAGVELVAQRRGDVGIFLTITCPSKYHSNIQSGHHNRKWNHTTPAEAQQYLCRVWNRATAKLKRKDLRPYGFRVAEPHHDGTPHWHALLFMPPADVKGTVAILRDYFTREDREELGRNTGARFKSKNMDPSKGSATAYIAKYISKNIDGYALAGELDNESGKPLNDTAKYAMSWASLHRIRQFQPLGQPSVTVYRELRKLSNQIKARQKIANKFKPGAAQITDPVMDAVRAAADVGNFADYITHQGGVLIPRDRYVVHLAYQPADEMNAYCEIPEKVYGVWSPRLGEISRICTRLVKWTIRAKSSSTEAKSGPGLGVDLSTSPSGDAWSSVNNSTEDEKITDLSPDVEAMTEGSEEEIVDFESMDQPTRRRLMRRLRETPFKRQQSGSPYYPGSDLDVAWRDAVEKVQSKSSTEAARNMELAPAVARLLAEVAVHKLDISEVQAISMLKGGRMMVGNQIYRAKENGELIANLQPELGQRVNKLWERLRDNHNIDIKQLRFDPIGQYLRICK, via the coding sequence GTGACTGATTTCGCATGGCCCTGGAACGCGCCGCGCCCAGCTGTTGGCCTGTACACCTACGAACCGAAAAAAATCGCCCCGCTTGCCGGGGCGGTGGCGCATCACCCTGCCGTAAAAAAACACATCGATCACCTCTTCAAGCGTGCCGGATATAACCCCGACGAAGTTCGCGACCGCGATGCGCTAATCCAGGCGCTGGACAGGTACGAGCCGCGCGGTCTGCCGTTGGCTACCCATCAGGATTTTATCCGTCAGGAATGTGCAGCCGCGAAAGCTGCGGCTGCGGCCTGGGAAGATACGCCGGAAGGTGTCGAAGCGCGTTTATTATCAGAGCCATTCTTCATTCGCGAAGTATGGCGCAAAAAAATCGAATGGTTACGCGCTAACCGTGAAACCAGACACACCAATGATTTTCTTATGGGAACCGTGAAAAAATCATTGCTGCGTCTTGATGTCGTCCGCACCAGTCAAGGTGTTGCGACAGATGTGACAAGTGAACTGACTGCATACTGGCATGGCCGCTGGCAACGACTGGCCGATTTCACTAAGCGGGAAGCGTTAAGCGCCGCACATGAGATCGGCAGCCGTCTGGCTGAAATGTTAGAAACGGAATGCGAAGCCCTAGAGCTGGCCGTTGCGGATATGAACGTCGAAGAACTGGACTGGCTTTATTGCCACATGGGCCGCGAAATGCTGGCTCTTCGCATAGTGCCACCTGCATGGAATGCGCCATGGGAACGCGAGCGAATCTATACAGCCATTCTGCGTATGTGTTCGCCAGACTGGTGGGGGCGCAAAATCTGGCGCTTACGTTGTGACTGGCGCGAGAACCAGTTGCGTGCTGTTGGCGCTGTAAATAAAAAAGCGCACGCCTATGTTAGTGCCTCAAGCCTGATTGAGTGGCAGGAACAGCGACGTAAGAACCGGGATTTTTTCAAAAGTCATGAGCTGGTAGACGAAGACGGCAATGTCTCATCACTTGAGGACATGATCTACAAGTCTACGTCCAATCCGGTGCTGCGCCGTAATGAGCTTATGGCCCGTATGGCTGGCGTTGAGCTGGTCGCGCAGAGGCGCGGCGATGTTGGTATCTTCCTGACCATCACATGCCCGTCGAAATATCACAGCAATATTCAATCCGGCCACCATAACCGTAAGTGGAATCACACCACGCCAGCCGAAGCGCAGCAGTATTTATGCCGCGTCTGGAATCGCGCCACGGCAAAGCTGAAGCGTAAAGATTTGCGCCCTTATGGCTTCCGCGTCGCCGAACCTCATCACGACGGCACGCCGCACTGGCACGCGCTGCTATTTATGCCGCCTGCGGATGTCAAAGGAACTGTCGCTATTTTGCGAGATTACTTCACCAGGGAAGACCGCGAAGAACTGGGGCGCAATACAGGTGCCCGCTTTAAATCCAAAAATATGGATCCGAGCAAGGGATCTGCGACAGCTTACATCGCGAAATATATTTCGAAAAATATCGATGGGTATGCGCTCGCCGGTGAGCTGGATAATGAAAGCGGCAAGCCGCTGAATGATACCGCTAAATACGCCATGTCTTGGGCGTCGCTTCACCGTATCCGCCAATTCCAGCCGCTGGGCCAACCATCCGTTACCGTTTATCGCGAGCTGCGCAAGCTGAGTAACCAGATTAAGGCCCGGCAAAAAATCGCCAACAAATTCAAGCCCGGTGCGGCGCAGATTACTGATCCCGTAATGGATGCTGTGCGGGCCGCTGCTGATGTCGGGAATTTTGCAGACTACATCACTCACCAGGGCGGTGTGTTAATTCCGCGAGATCGTTATGTTGTGCATCTGGCATACCAGCCCGCTGACGAAATGAACGCCTATTGCGAGATCCCCGAAAAGGTTTATGGCGTTTGGTCGCCGAGACTGGGGGAGATCTCCCGCATTTGTACACGTTTGGTGAAGTGGACAATTCGCGCCAAATCATCCAGCACCGAGGCCAAAAGCGGCCCCGGTTTGGGGGTTGACCTTTCTACGTCGCCCTCGGGCGACGCTTGGAGTTCTGTCAATAACTCTACGGAAGACGAAAAAATCACCGATTTGTCGCCTGATGTGGAGGCTATGACAGAAGGTTCAGAGGAGGAAATCGTCGATTTTGAAAGTATGGACCAGCCGACGCGACGCAGATTGATGCGGCGACTACGTGAAACACCATTCAAAAGGCAGCAAAGCGGATCACCTTATTACCCAGGGAGTGATCTTGATGTCGCCTGGCGTGACGCAGTGGAAAAAGTCCAGAGCAAATCCAGTACGGAGGCCGCCAGAAATATGGAATTAGCCCCGGCTGTTGCCCGCCTTTTGGCAGAGGTGGCAGTCCATAAACTGGATATCAGCGAAGTACAGGCAATTTCTATGCTGAAAGGGGGGCGCATGATGGTTGGGAATCAGATTTACCGGGCCAAGGAAAATGGAGAACTGATCGCCAATCTGCAACCAGAGCTGGGACAGCGGGTTAATAAGTTGTGGGAACGGCTGAGAGATAACCACAATATAGACATAAAACAACTTCGTTTTGATCCTATAGGTCAATACTTGAGAATATGTAAGTAA
- a CDS encoding Cox family DNA-binding protein: MDTSDYVIQYPLDAVHPDKFAELLGKPRTAVQTMIEKNKLPVIEFRDPTKPKARVGEKLVFVPEFNRGVREAFYNRPVEQRDAWLLWMGL; the protein is encoded by the coding sequence GTGGACACGAGTGATTACGTAATCCAGTACCCGCTGGATGCGGTACACCCTGATAAATTCGCGGAATTGTTGGGGAAACCTCGTACTGCCGTACAAACCATGATTGAAAAAAACAAACTGCCGGTCATAGAGTTTCGCGATCCGACAAAACCAAAAGCCCGCGTTGGTGAAAAGCTGGTCTTTGTACCTGAGTTCAATCGGGGCGTCCGTGAAGCGTTTTATAACCGCCCGGTTGAACAGCGCGACGCGTGGCTCTTATGGATGGGGTTATGA
- a CDS encoding ogr/Delta-like zinc finger family protein, with protein sequence MVNMRVFKIKCPECGSPAIIRKSDWKDKKLADLYCACSEVECGHTFVFNASFSHTLSPSGLTGNKLVKFLIDRLKPEEKQMALDLLNQHAF encoded by the coding sequence ATGGTAAACATGCGAGTTTTTAAAATTAAATGTCCTGAATGCGGCTCACCGGCCATCATTCGTAAATCTGACTGGAAAGATAAGAAACTGGCGGATTTATATTGCGCGTGCAGTGAAGTTGAATGCGGTCACACATTTGTATTTAACGCCTCGTTTTCTCACACCCTCAGCCCCAGCGGGCTGACAGGTAACAAACTGGTTAAATTCCTGATTGACCGGCTCAAGCCTGAGGAGAAACAAATGGCTTTAGATTTATTAAATCAACATGCTTTTTAA
- a CDS encoding DNA adenine methylase — MIRSLVKWPGGKSRVMPDLLPVLPKADCLVEPFVGGASVFLNTDYRRYILGDINPDLINLYRQITRWPDAVIDAARPLFKVYGDKDGYKWIRDDFNARTRDLLSSRNVFEDGPDAGKILRAAQFLYLNRHGYNGVVRYNQQGGYNVPFGKHKTPPYFPEEQIRLFSEKANDTKAIFVCCDFQSTLKIMIGSDAVIYCDPPYLPASETANFTQYHTAPFGIKEHRQLAAAILDINRLTGSPVILSNSDTPATREIYRSFNFQEISVNRSVSANAITRGAASEVIGVLKVCSGCGRAGGGRCPDCGPVMGNATYNEMLATAAAYGVEPF, encoded by the coding sequence ATGATTCGATCTCTCGTTAAATGGCCCGGTGGTAAAAGCCGCGTAATGCCTGATCTTCTGCCTGTACTGCCTAAAGCCGATTGCCTTGTTGAACCATTTGTCGGCGGTGCTTCTGTTTTCCTCAATACTGATTATCGCCGTTACATTCTGGGCGATATCAACCCCGATTTAATTAACCTGTATCGCCAGATAACCCGCTGGCCTGATGCAGTGATCGACGCCGCCCGCCCGTTGTTTAAAGTTTATGGTGATAAAGACGGCTATAAGTGGATCCGTGACGATTTCAACGCCCGCACCCGTGACCTTCTATCATCGCGCAATGTGTTTGAAGACGGACCGGACGCGGGCAAGATTCTTCGTGCGGCACAATTCCTTTACCTGAACCGTCACGGTTATAACGGCGTTGTGCGCTACAACCAACAGGGCGGATATAACGTTCCCTTTGGGAAGCACAAAACCCCGCCTTACTTCCCGGAAGAACAGATCCGTTTGTTCTCTGAAAAAGCTAACGACACAAAAGCTATTTTCGTGTGCTGCGATTTCCAGAGCACGTTAAAAATCATGATTGGTAGTGACGCGGTTATCTACTGCGATCCGCCATACCTGCCAGCAAGCGAAACCGCTAATTTCACCCAATACCACACCGCCCCGTTTGGCATTAAAGAGCATCGCCAGTTAGCTGCCGCCATACTGGATATTAACCGCCTTACTGGTTCGCCGGTGATCCTGTCCAATAGCGACACTCCAGCCACCCGCGAGATTTATCGCTCTTTCAACTTCCAGGAAATCAGCGTTAACCGTTCTGTCAGCGCGAACGCCATTACAAGAGGGGCCGCTAGTGAAGTGATCGGCGTCCTCAAAGTGTGCAGCGGCTGCGGTCGTGCCGGTGGTGGCCGTTGCCCTGATTGTGGCCCGGTAATGGGTAACGCGACCTATAACGAAATGCTGGCAACGGCTGCGGCCTATGGCGTGGAGCCGTTCTAA
- a CDS encoding terminase large subunit domain-containing protein, translating into MAKYSDELKEAARTLYIKSWSPKDIAQELNIPPRTIYHWADAGEWASLLPVESVENVIARRIDQLSRREKKTALELEELRDLIAHHVKLMAQRNKHAEKLAEIQAQKAAYDGEGYCLSSAGGEPGERKRRYKKNDVSGLTPEMLDTWAREHLFEYQLHCREHKGEDWRFILKSRQVGMTYYFAWEAFEDAVITGDNQVFFSASRAQSEIFREYIVQIAQNHFGVTLTGKNIRLSNGAILRFLSTNASTAQGFNGHLYGDEVFWIPKFTRLHEVASAMATHNKYRTTYFSTPSAKTHQAYPVWTGEAWRGDDPKRKGVAFPKESEMRKGILCPDQIWRYIITMEDAIEGGLGALVDIERLRNKYSPTAFAMLYMCQFVDSKDAVFKFSALICCEVDRATWGDFDLTAARPFGNREVWAGFDPSRSGDNSTFVLIAPPIEDGERFRVLAVWQWQGFNFSWQADQIKQLMRRFNITYIGIDTTGIGKGVYDLVSKFAPREATPILYSVESKNRLVMKMIDVVERKRIEWAKDAIDETNKERVEIPASFMAIRRTTTNSGNALTFVAERSDATGHADVFFAISHAVINEPIDHEYDRPSGWHFGNAA; encoded by the coding sequence ATGGCTAAATATTCCGATGAATTAAAAGAAGCGGCCCGCACGCTTTATATTAAAAGCTGGTCGCCGAAAGATATCGCGCAGGAACTGAATATTCCACCGCGTACAATTTACCACTGGGCTGACGCCGGGGAGTGGGCATCACTGCTGCCTGTTGAATCGGTGGAAAATGTCATTGCCCGCCGTATCGACCAACTCTCCCGCCGCGAGAAAAAAACAGCGCTGGAACTGGAGGAACTGCGCGATCTGATTGCCCATCATGTGAAGCTCATGGCGCAGCGCAACAAGCACGCCGAAAAACTGGCAGAAATACAGGCCCAGAAAGCGGCTTATGATGGTGAAGGGTACTGCCTCAGCAGCGCAGGCGGGGAACCAGGGGAAAGAAAGCGCCGGTATAAGAAAAACGACGTTTCCGGGCTGACGCCGGAAATGCTCGATACATGGGCGCGGGAACATCTCTTCGAGTACCAGCTGCACTGCCGCGAACATAAAGGCGAAGACTGGCGCTTCATTCTGAAAAGCCGCCAGGTTGGCATGACCTATTATTTCGCCTGGGAGGCATTCGAAGACGCCGTCATTACCGGTGACAACCAGGTCTTTTTCTCCGCAAGCCGCGCCCAGTCGGAAATCTTCCGCGAATACATTGTCCAGATTGCCCAAAATCATTTTGGCGTCACGTTGACGGGTAAAAATATCCGCCTCAGTAATGGTGCAATACTGCGCTTTTTGTCCACGAACGCCAGCACCGCGCAGGGCTTCAACGGCCACCTGTATGGCGATGAGGTTTTCTGGATCCCGAAATTCACGCGCCTGCACGAAGTTGCCAGCGCAATGGCAACGCATAATAAATACCGCACGACCTACTTTTCAACGCCCAGCGCTAAAACGCACCAGGCTTATCCGGTATGGACTGGCGAAGCCTGGCGCGGGGACGACCCGAAACGCAAAGGGGTGGCGTTCCCAAAAGAAAGCGAAATGCGCAAAGGCATTCTCTGCCCGGACCAGATCTGGCGCTACATCATCACGATGGAAGACGCCATCGAAGGCGGCCTCGGTGCGCTTGTTGATATTGAACGGCTGCGCAATAAGTACAGTCCGACCGCGTTTGCCATGCTCTACATGTGCCAGTTTGTTGACAGTAAAGACGCGGTGTTCAAGTTCTCCGCGCTTATTTGCTGCGAAGTGGACCGGGCCACATGGGGCGACTTTGATCTGACCGCTGCGCGTCCCTTCGGCAATCGCGAAGTATGGGCAGGCTTTGACCCGTCCCGTTCCGGCGACAACTCCACCTTTGTGTTAATCGCGCCCCCAATCGAGGACGGCGAGCGCTTCCGCGTGCTGGCCGTCTGGCAATGGCAGGGCTTTAACTTCAGCTGGCAGGCTGACCAGATAAAGCAGCTTATGCGCCGCTTTAACATTACCTACATAGGGATCGATACAACCGGCATTGGCAAGGGTGTTTATGACCTGGTCAGCAAATTTGCACCGCGTGAAGCCACCCCCATTCTTTACAGCGTCGAAAGTAAAAACCGCCTGGTGATGAAGATGATCGACGTCGTCGAACGTAAGCGTATCGAATGGGCAAAAGACGCCATAGACGAAACGAACAAAGAGCGCGTCGAAATCCCAGCCAGCTTTATGGCTATCCGTCGCACCACAACCAACAGCGGCAACGCGCTGACGTTTGTTGCTGAACGTTCAGACGCGACCGGCCACGCGGATGTTTTCTTCGCTATCTCGCACGCCGTAATTAACGAACCTATCGATCACGAATATGACCGCCCATCGGGCTGGCACTTTGGGAACGCAGCATGA
- the cpxR gene encoding envelope stress response regulator transcription factor CpxR, with amino-acid sequence MNKILLVDDDRELTSLLKELLEMEGFDVLVAHDGEQALELLDDSIDLLLLDVMMPKKNGIDTLKALRQTHQTPVIMLTARGSELDRVLGLELGADDYLPKPFNDRELVARIRAILRRSHWSEQQQSSDNGSPTLEVDALSLNPGRQEASFDGQTLELTGTEFTLLYLLAQHLGQVVSREHLSQEVLGKRLTPFDRAIDMHISNLRRKLPERKDGHPWFKTLRGRGYLMVSAS; translated from the coding sequence ATGAATAAAATCCTGTTAGTTGATGATGACCGAGAGCTGACTTCCCTGTTAAAGGAGCTGCTCGAAATGGAAGGCTTCGATGTGCTGGTTGCCCATGACGGGGAGCAGGCGCTTGAACTTCTGGACGACAGTATTGATTTACTTTTGCTCGATGTCATGATGCCGAAGAAAAACGGTATCGATACATTGAAAGCGCTTCGCCAGACACACCAAACCCCCGTAATCATGCTGACCGCGCGCGGCAGCGAACTGGATCGCGTACTGGGTCTCGAGCTGGGCGCGGACGACTATTTACCCAAGCCGTTTAACGACCGCGAACTGGTCGCACGCATCCGCGCTATCCTGCGCCGCTCTCACTGGAGCGAACAACAGCAAAGCAGCGACAACGGCTCGCCAACGCTGGAAGTGGATGCATTAAGTCTCAATCCAGGCCGCCAGGAAGCCAGCTTTGATGGTCAAACCCTGGAGTTAACCGGCACCGAATTCACCCTGCTCTATTTGCTGGCTCAGCATCTCGGCCAGGTGGTTTCGCGTGAACATTTAAGCCAGGAAGTGCTGGGCAAACGCCTGACGCCGTTTGACCGTGCGATTGATATGCACATCTCGAACCTGCGCCGTAAGCTGCCGGAACGTAAAGATGGGCATCCGTGGTTTAAAACCCTGCGTGGCCGCGGCTATCTGATGGTCTCCGCTTCATGA
- a CDS encoding tyrosine-type recombinase/integrase: MTIKRLDDGRYEVDIRPRGREGSRIRRKFERKAEAVAFERYTLANANTKEWVGQRADRRTLKELLDVWWKYHGQNHEHGQKEFNHLLKTITSLGDIPISRMNKRLLMDYRSSRLRDGISASTINRDMYRFSGMFTKLIQLEEFVGAHPVHGLPPLAETNPEMTFLEKQEIANLLNAVTGDDLLVALLGISTGGRWTEIATLKPSQIVNCRVTFLKTKNGKKRTVPISKELEKLIKEKANGKLFKVDYEKFCKILRMVKPDIPPNQATHILRHTFASHFMMNGGNIIALQQILGHASIQQTMVYAHLSPDYLQNAVALNPLAGGTKL, translated from the coding sequence ATGACAATTAAAAGACTCGATGATGGTCGTTATGAAGTGGACATCAGACCGCGCGGACGCGAAGGAAGTCGCATTCGTCGGAAGTTTGAAAGAAAGGCTGAAGCGGTTGCCTTTGAACGTTACACGCTGGCGAACGCCAACACCAAAGAATGGGTAGGCCAACGGGCAGACCGGCGCACCCTAAAAGAGTTGTTGGACGTTTGGTGGAAGTATCACGGCCAAAACCATGAACATGGACAGAAGGAGTTTAACCACCTTCTGAAGACGATCACCAGCTTGGGCGACATCCCGATCAGCAGAATGAACAAAAGATTATTGATGGATTATCGTTCCTCCCGGCTTCGCGACGGGATTAGCGCATCAACAATCAATCGCGATATGTACCGTTTTTCCGGCATGTTCACAAAGCTGATCCAACTGGAAGAGTTTGTCGGGGCTCACCCGGTGCATGGGCTGCCACCGCTGGCAGAAACCAACCCGGAAATGACGTTCCTGGAGAAGCAAGAGATCGCAAACCTGCTGAATGCTGTTACCGGTGATGATTTGCTAGTTGCATTGCTGGGAATTAGCACAGGGGGAAGATGGACGGAAATTGCCACGTTGAAGCCGTCGCAAATTGTTAACTGTCGCGTCACGTTCCTGAAGACGAAAAACGGTAAGAAACGCACGGTCCCGATCTCGAAAGAACTTGAAAAGTTGATCAAAGAGAAAGCCAACGGGAAGCTCTTCAAGGTTGATTATGAAAAGTTTTGCAAGATACTGCGTATGGTCAAACCCGACATTCCGCCCAACCAGGCGACGCATATCTTACGCCACACCTTCGCCAGTCATTTTATGATGAACGGGGGAAACATAATTGCCCTTCAGCAAATACTGGGTCACGCGAGCATTCAGCAAACAATGGTTTACGCGCACTTGTCGCCGGACTATCTGCAAAATGCTGTCGCATTGAATCCGCTTGCCGGTGGTACTAAGTTGTAA
- a CDS encoding phage portal protein produces the protein MTKKQRKNKKFRSMTGSNAETFTPGRGSVITFGEPEPILTTGTDYHNIWYDNEYDHWRLPIDRLALAQLPNLNGQHGGVLYARRNMVAGGYIGGGLTPDQVEQAVFDYLLFGDVAILKIRNVFGDVIDLLPLPSLYLRCRKDGSFAILQEGPALIYDPEDIVFFKMYDPRQQVYGLPDYIGGIHSVLLNSEATIFRRRYYNNGAHMGFILYTSDPNLTLEMENEIKDKIAQSKGLGNFRNMFINIPKGDPEGVKILPVGEVSAKDEFANIKGITAQDIFTAHRFPAGLAGIIPTNGAVMGNPETARTTYRKDEVIPLQRKLMNGVNNDPEIPPHLHLNFDVEIPAITAERGEK, from the coding sequence ATGACAAAGAAACAGCGTAAAAATAAAAAATTCAGGTCCATGACCGGCAGCAATGCTGAAACCTTCACGCCAGGACGTGGAAGCGTGATCACCTTTGGCGAACCAGAACCCATCCTGACGACCGGCACGGATTATCACAATATCTGGTATGACAATGAATATGACCACTGGCGACTCCCAATTGATCGCCTGGCGCTGGCCCAGTTGCCGAACCTTAACGGCCAGCACGGCGGGGTACTGTATGCACGACGCAATATGGTGGCCGGTGGCTATATCGGCGGCGGCCTGACGCCGGACCAGGTCGAACAGGCTGTCTTTGATTACCTGCTGTTTGGTGACGTCGCTATCCTGAAAATTCGTAACGTATTCGGTGATGTGATCGACCTGCTGCCGCTGCCGTCGCTGTACCTGCGTTGCCGGAAAGACGGCTCTTTTGCTATTTTGCAGGAAGGGCCGGCGCTTATCTATGACCCAGAAGACATCGTCTTCTTTAAAATGTACGACCCGCGCCAGCAGGTTTATGGGCTGCCTGACTATATCGGCGGCATCCATTCGGTGTTACTCAACAGTGAGGCAACCATCTTCCGACGCCGTTACTACAACAACGGGGCGCACATGGGCTTTATCCTCTATACCAGCGATCCGAATCTCACGCTGGAAATGGAAAACGAAATCAAAGACAAGATCGCCCAGTCCAAAGGGCTGGGTAACTTCCGCAATATGTTTATCAACATCCCGAAGGGCGACCCGGAAGGGGTTAAAATCCTGCCGGTGGGCGAAGTCAGCGCAAAGGATGAATTTGCCAACATCAAAGGGATCACCGCACAGGACATCTTTACCGCCCATCGCTTCCCCGCAGGCCTGGCGGGTATCATCCCGACTAATGGCGCGGTAATGGGCAACCCGGAAACGGCCCGCACAACCTATCGCAAGGATGAAGTTATCCCGCTACAGCGCAAACTAATGAACGGGGTCAATAATGACCCGGAGATTCCCCCACATTTGCACCTGAATTTTGATGTGGAAATTCCGGCAATTACCGCCGAAAGGGGCGAAAAATGA
- a CDS encoding phage filamentation protein Fil family protein: protein MIMTTLTTSPSFASLLTKSQQITHRAHTRGWIETPDGRFFQPKAADVQFIKHSRLPFMSRSRNTRRWFARLMGIFA, encoded by the coding sequence ATGATTATGACGACCCTGACAACTAGCCCTTCTTTCGCAAGCCTGTTAACCAAAAGCCAGCAGATAACACATCGCGCCCACACCCGCGGCTGGATTGAAACCCCGGACGGGCGCTTCTTCCAGCCAAAGGCTGCCGACGTGCAATTCATCAAGCACTCACGTTTGCCGTTTATGTCTCGTTCGCGCAATACGCGTCGCTGGTTTGCCCGCCTTATGGGCATCTTCGCTTAA